Part of the Oncorhynchus mykiss isolate Arlee chromosome 26, USDA_OmykA_1.1, whole genome shotgun sequence genome is shown below.
CCGTACGTGTCCCGAGGACCGTACCATGTACAATACCCACATGAGTACTCCTTCATCCTGGATGAGCCAGAGAAATGCCGGGAGCAGAACCCCTTCCTGGTTCTGATGGTGCCAGTGGCGCCCTATAACAGGGAGGCCCGTGAGGCCGTCCGCAGGACTTGGGGCAGTGAGAGGCAGGTACTGGGCAAAGAGGTCCGTCTGTTCTTCCTGCTGGGACTGCCcagtggagaggagacagagcagCTCCAGGAGAAGGTGCTGCAGGAGAGCAAAGAGCACCAGGATCTGCTGCAGAGCGACTtcatagacagctacaaaaaccTGACCATCAAGACCATGGTGATGATGGAGTGGCTGAGCTCTCGCTGCCCCAACGCCTCCTACGCCATGAAGATCGACTCAGACATGTTCCTCAACGTGAACACCTTGGTCAACATGCTGCTTCACGCTCCAAAGCAGAACTACCAGACTGGACTAGTGGCCCGACGGGGCGCTGTTCTAAGAGACCATAACTCCAAATGGTACCTTCCAAAGGAGGTGTTTCCTGAACCGGTATATCCACCTTATGCTCTGGGCCTGGGCTATGTCTTCACCTTAGACCTCCCCAGGAAGCTGGTGGAGGCGTCCAGGCATGTTAAAGCCGTCTACATAGAGGATGTGTATCTGGGACTGTGTATGAGACACCTGGGCATCCGGCCAACTGACCCCCCCAGTGGAAACCTTTTTCAGGGGTATGCAGGAGCCCAGGACCGCTGTCACTACATGGCTGTTATCACAACCATCCTCAACACTCCTCAGGAGCTTCTGGACGTGTGGAGAAACTTGCACCAACCTGGGCCTGTCTGTCATTGAAAACAACACTCTGGGAAAGACAAATAGCCttgaggttagagcgttgggccaataacccaAAAGGGGGATGGTTCCAATCCTGGAGCTGACAAAATGGCAAATCTGTCACTGTGCCTTTGAGCAAACACTTAACCCCAGTGCTCCATGGGTGCTGGACAATGGTGTCCCTGACCGTGACCCCGCTCCCTGTGGGTGTCTTGTTTGAGCTGTGACTTTCTCTTGGATGCTTTTCTCTGGGAGTGGTAGAGAGGGATCACCTTATCCCTGTGTTTCTATGGGTGTGGTAGATAAGGATTGCcttatctctgtgtttctgtgggtGTGGTAGAGAAGGGTCACcttatctctgtgtttctgtgggtGTGGTAGAGAAGGATCACcttatctctgtgtttctgtgggtGTGGTAGAGAAGGATCACcttatctctgtgtttctgtgggtGTGGTAGAGAAGGGTCACcttatctctgtgtttctgtgggtGTGGTAGAGAAGGATCACcttatctctgtgtttctgtgggtGTGGTAGAGAAGGGTCACATTATCTCTGTGTTTCTGCCGTGGTGGAAAAGGTACTCAATCAtcatactgtagtaaaagtaaagctactttaatagaaaatgactcaagtaaaagtgaaagtcccccagtaaaatacgacttgagtaaaagtcgaaAAGTATTTGGATAGAAATATGTTTatatccttatattaagcaaaccagacggcactgTTTTCTAGCTTGttttaatttacagatatccaggggcacactccaacactcagacatcatttacaaacaaagcatttgtgttacgtgagtcctccagatcagaggcagtatggatggaccagggatgttctctgtttagtgagtcctccagatcagaggcagtatggatggaccagggatgttctctgtttagtgagtcctccagatcagaggcagtagggatgaccagggatgttctctgtttagtgagtcctccagatcagaggctagtagggatgaccagggatgttctctgtttagtgagtcctccagatcagaggcagtagggatgaccagggatgttctctgtttagtgagtcctccagatcagaggcagtagggatgaccagggatgttctctgtttagtgagtcctccagatcagaggctagtagggatgaccagggatgttctctgtttagtgagtcctccagatcagagccagtagggatgaccagggatgttctctgtttagtgagtcctccagatcagaggcagtagggatgaccagggatgttctctgtttagtgagtcctccagatcagaggcagtagagatgaccagggatgttctctgtttagtgagtcctccagatcagaggcagtagggatgaccagggatgttctctgtttagtgagtcctccagatcagagacagtagggatgaccggggatgttctctgtttagtgagtccaccagatcagagacagtagggatgaccagggatgttctctgtttactgagtccaccagatcagagacagtagggatgaccagagatgttctctgtttagtgagtcctccagatcagaggcagtagggatgaccagggatgttctctgtttagtgagtcctccagatcagaggcagtagggatgaccagggatgttctctgtttagtgagtcctccagatcagaggcagtagggatgaccagggatgttctctgtttagtgagtcctccagatcagaggcagtagggatgaccagggatgttctctgtttagtgagtcctccagttcagaggctagtagggatgaccagggatgatctctgtttagtgagtcctccagttcagaggctagtagggatgaccagggatgatctctgtttagtgagtcctccaggtcagaggctagtagggatgaccagggatgttctctgtttagtgagtcttccagatcagaggcagtagggatgaccagggatgttctctgtttagtgagtcctccagatcagagccagtagggatgaccagggatgttctctgtttagtgagtcctccagatcagaggcagtagggatgaccagggatgttctctgtttagtgagtcctccagatcagaggcagtagggatgaccagggatgttctctgtttagtgagtcctccagatcagaggcagtagggatgaccagggatgttctctgtttagtgagtcctccagatcagaggcagtagggatgaccagggatgttctctgtttagtgagtcctccagatcagaggcagtagggatgaccagggatgatctctgtttagtgagtcttccagatcagaggcagtagggatgaccagggatgatctctgtttagtgagtcctccagatcagaggctagtagggatgaccagggatgttctctgtttagtgagtcctccagatcagaggcagtagggatgaccagggatgttctctgtttagtgagtcctccagatcagaggcagtagggatgaccagggatgttctctgtttagtgagtcctccagttcagaggctagtagggatgaccagggatgatctctgtttagtgagtcctccagttcagaggctagtagggatgaccagggatgatctctgtttagtgagtcctccagatcagaggctagtagggatgaccagggatgttctctgtttagtgagtcttccagatcagaggcagtagggatgaccagggatgttctctgtttagtgagtcctccagatcagagccagtagggatgaccagggatgttctctg
Proteins encoded:
- the LOC110514410 gene encoding beta-1,3-galactosyltransferase 1-like isoform X1 — translated: MMGVCHNFWTQRPPPDAHDAQPLIAKQCSTDDGQKGADKTQLKKRRWCRNSCLCLFLFLVVMMIVVILAVDLKERISPSTTKPAANMSVAILAAPPPYVSRGPYHVQYPHEYSFILDEPEKCREQNPFLVLMVPVAPYNREAREAVRRTWGSERQVLGKEVRLFFLLGLPSGEETEQLQEKVLQESKEHQDLLQSDFIDSYKNLTIKTMVMMEWLSSRCPNASYAMKIDSDMFLNVNTLVNMLLHAPKQNYQTGLVARRGAVLRDHNSKWYLPKEVFPEPVYPPYALGLGYVFTLDLPRKLVEASRHVKAVYIEDVYLGLCMRHLGIRPTDPPSGNLFQGYAGAQDRCHYMAVITTILNTPQELLDVWRNLHQPGPVCH
- the LOC110514410 gene encoding beta-1,3-galactosyltransferase 1-like isoform X2 encodes the protein MMGVCHNFWTQRPPPDAHDAQPLIAKQCTDDGQKGADKTQLKKRRWCRNSCLCLFLFLVVMMIVVILAVDLKERISPSTTKPAANMSVAILAAPPPYVSRGPYHVQYPHEYSFILDEPEKCREQNPFLVLMVPVAPYNREAREAVRRTWGSERQVLGKEVRLFFLLGLPSGEETEQLQEKVLQESKEHQDLLQSDFIDSYKNLTIKTMVMMEWLSSRCPNASYAMKIDSDMFLNVNTLVNMLLHAPKQNYQTGLVARRGAVLRDHNSKWYLPKEVFPEPVYPPYALGLGYVFTLDLPRKLVEASRHVKAVYIEDVYLGLCMRHLGIRPTDPPSGNLFQGYAGAQDRCHYMAVITTILNTPQELLDVWRNLHQPGPVCH